Sequence from the Paenibacillus tundrae genome:
GCTTGAGTCCATCATCATGCGTAATTCTTAAGGAGCCAGAGAATAATGGAAACAACGATTTGGGTATTAGGTATAGTCGTCTTCCTTGCACTGGCGTTTGACTTCATCAACGGGTTTCATGACACGGCTAATGCCATTGCCACTTCGGTATCAACACGGGCACTGACGCCGCGACGTGCGATTCTACTCGCAGCCGTGATGAACTTTGTCGGTGCAATGATGTTTACGGGTGTTGCGAAGACGATTGGGGGGAGTGTGACCGACCCCACCAAGCTAGATAACGGGATTGAGGTCGTCATCGTCACCTTGATCTCGGCGATTATCTGGAATCTTGTAACCTGGTGGTTCGGAATTCCTTCTTCATCCTCTCATGCACTGATTGGAGCGTTGGCAGGAGCTGTATTCGTAGGTGCAGGATCGGACAAAGTGAAGTGGAGTGGATTTATTGATATCGTCGGAGGTTTGTTGTTATCACCTCTGATTGCATTTGCCATAGGTTATGTGGTCATGATTATTCTCAAATACATTTTCGCCAAACGCAGTCCGCATAACGTGAACAAAGGATTCCGTACGGTACAGATCTTCACAGCGGCACTACAGGCGTTTACGCATGGTACGAACGATGCACAAAAAGCGATGGGGATTATCACCTTTGCTCTCGTTGCAGCCAAAGTACAAGACCATTTGGAGGTTCCGCTGTGGGTTAAAATCTCTGCAGCAACAGCCATGGCACTTGGTACTTCCATTGGTGGTTGGAAAATCATCAAAACCATGGGAACCAAAATCTTTAAAATCGAACCGATTAATGGTTTTGCTGCAGACTTGTCAGCGGCTTCCGTTATTTTCACTGCGACGTTACTACATCTTCCGGTAAGTACAACGCATGCAATCACATCCGCAATTCTGGGTGTTGGTTCTGCTAAACGTTTCTCTGCCGTAAAATGGGGACTAGCTGGACGGATCATTATTACCTGGTTCATTACGATTCCAATTACTGCAGCATTAGCAGGTTTGCTGTACTGGATCATTTTCTAATAGAAGTTGTTCAAAAAGTCCGCTTTTGATTACGAAGGATGCGCAAGCGGCATCTCAGCTTCGAATATGGGATTCAGCCGAAATAAGTGGAGGCTTACGAAGTTTGTTTCCTTCGGAAACAATGTAGTTGCTCACGTAGCTTAATCTACGCTCCGCTACTCCATTTCTATCTTCATCCCATCTTCTTGGTACTGAAAACCGACCTTTTTGAACACGCATTAATAAGAAAAAATGTTCCTAATCATGACGGACAAGCTAATCACAGTTGTTCATAACATTGTGAATATCGGGATATGTGGATAATTATACAACCAAAAAGAAGAGACGCCTGTGCATGAACGTGTGGACAGGCTGGATATGTGGATAGCCATCCGTGGAATGATAAACCAAAAGATATTTATCCTGTGGATACAGGAAACTGTGGATAGGGAATGAGAGAAGCCAACAGGGTTGGCTTTTTTTGTTGTCGTGTTCGCAGGAGCTTCTATACGTAGCAAGGACTAGCAGGCGGTTGCAGGAGACGATATGATGATTAAATTGTACAATAACGTAAAGGATACTAGGACAAGGACGTGGTCTATTTTATGATACGTACACTCGCGATAACACGAGATCATCAAGTCTCCGTAAATGTGCCACTTGCAGAGCTAGATTTGAACGATTATGCCTGGGTATGGGCAGATTTTAACCAGCCTACGGAAGAAGAAAGCCGTATGCTGGATACATATTTTCATTTTCACCCGTTAGCGATAGAAGATTGTTTGCATGTATTGCAGCGTCCAAAGCTCGACTATTATGATAATTTACAGTTTCTTGTGTTACATGCCTTGAATCCAGTCACGCTGGAAGCGGAAGAGGTGGACTTGTTTCTAGGAACTAACTTCTTAGTTTCATTTCACCACGGTGTACTTGAAGAGGTCGATGAGGCTTGGGAGCGGTTATTGCATCACGCACATGAACGAACGATCTGGGCTCGCGGCCCGGTAGCTGCAGCCTATACCGTGATGGACAAACTCGTCGATCATTATTTTCCGTCCTTGTTTGCCATTGAAGATGAGCTAGCAGATCTGGAAAACCGGGGTGGCAGGGAGTCGGTGGAGGATCTGATGAACCAGGTGTTCGACCTGCGTAGCCGGCTACTCAAGCTCAGACGGACAGTAGTCCCTATGAGGGATCTGCTCTACCGAGTGATTAATTCACAGCATGTGCAGCGGACAGGAGAGCATACAGCGTATTTTACGGATATCTATGATCATCTGCTCAAGCTGACGGATATGATTGAGGCTGATCGAGAGATGACAGCAGATCTGCGTGATAGCTACATCTCACTGAACTCCAATCGAATGAATCAGATTATGAAAACACTCACGGTGATTACAACGGTGTTTATGCCACTTACGCTGATCGCGGGTATTTATGGGATGAATTTTGCTTATATGCCTGAGCTACAGTGGAAATTTGGGTATGGTGCGGTACTGTTATTGATGTTTGTGCTAGGCGGAAGTATGGTGGCATGGTTTGTGAAGCGCGGATGGTTCAAGTGATAGCGTAAAATTCCGAACATTACATCAGTATAGGCCACAGGGCAAAATCTCAGACGGTATTAACGGTCAGGAGATCAGTTGCCAGGTGGCCTTTATGATTCTTGTTTACAAGGGAAATCAAATGTATCCACATGTGAATAAGTTTTCGGCAGCAAATAAGATGTGAATAACTTTTGGGTTTGCTGCCGCGTTATGCTGTGGCTCTATACTTCCACTACAAAAGAAGCGCTGGCTGTCTCTGCCCCGTTCACAATAATGGTTAGCGTATGCAGACCCGCATAATATTTTCTCGTTGTAATCACCTTGAACGATTGCTTCGTAGTTACTCGCGTTCTTCCTGGCGGGTATACCCTGTCAGAACATTTGAACCGTTTGGGTGCCTGTTTGCCATTGGCCTTCATATAGCCCATCTCGTATTCAATCCGCA
This genomic interval carries:
- the corA gene encoding magnesium/cobalt transporter CorA translates to MIRTLAITRDHQVSVNVPLAELDLNDYAWVWADFNQPTEEESRMLDTYFHFHPLAIEDCLHVLQRPKLDYYDNLQFLVLHALNPVTLEAEEVDLFLGTNFLVSFHHGVLEEVDEAWERLLHHAHERTIWARGPVAAAYTVMDKLVDHYFPSLFAIEDELADLENRGGRESVEDLMNQVFDLRSRLLKLRRTVVPMRDLLYRVINSQHVQRTGEHTAYFTDIYDHLLKLTDMIEADREMTADLRDSYISLNSNRMNQIMKTLTVITTVFMPLTLIAGIYGMNFAYMPELQWKFGYGAVLLLMFVLGGSMVAWFVKRGWFK
- a CDS encoding inorganic phosphate transporter, giving the protein METTIWVLGIVVFLALAFDFINGFHDTANAIATSVSTRALTPRRAILLAAVMNFVGAMMFTGVAKTIGGSVTDPTKLDNGIEVVIVTLISAIIWNLVTWWFGIPSSSSHALIGALAGAVFVGAGSDKVKWSGFIDIVGGLLLSPLIAFAIGYVVMIILKYIFAKRSPHNVNKGFRTVQIFTAALQAFTHGTNDAQKAMGIITFALVAAKVQDHLEVPLWVKISAATAMALGTSIGGWKIIKTMGTKIFKIEPINGFAADLSAASVIFTATLLHLPVSTTHAITSAILGVGSAKRFSAVKWGLAGRIIITWFITIPITAALAGLLYWIIF